In the genome of uncultured Fretibacterium sp., the window CTTGCGCAGCTTTTCGACGTCCTTGTAGTCGACCTTCTCCTGCTTCTCCACACAGTAGAAACAAAACTTCGGACGCCGCCGGGGGCCGCCCCTGCGCATCCCCCCACGGGGCCTGTCGGCGCCGGGGGCCGGTTTATTTTCTCCGTTCATCCTGAAACCTCCTCTGAAGTGCCGGCTCCGCGGGACTTTCCCCGCCGGACCGACACACCCAAATCTTCGTCACAAAAGGGCCGAGCATACCCTTTAGAATGGGATATCGGCCTCGGTATCCTTGTCGTCCCTCTCCATCTCGGCAAAGTCCGTCGGAAATTCGTCGCCGAACCCCTTTTCGTTTATGCTTTTGCCGAAATCCCCGTCGTCGGAAAAACCGGACTCGGGCCGCTGGCCCTGTGGGGCAAAAGCCCCCTCATCGGAGCTTCTCCGACCTCCAACGAAGGTGACGTCAAGGGCCTCTACCTCCGTGGAATATTTTTTGCCGGACCCGTCGCGGGCCTCGTAGCTGCGGACCCGCAGCTTGCCCTCCACCAGGACGCCGC includes:
- the rpsR gene encoding 30S ribosomal protein S18: MNGENKPAPGADRPRGGMRRGGPRRRPKFCFYCVEKQEKVDYKDVEKLRKYISERGKIIPRRVTGNCARHQRLLTEAIKRARYMALLPYSLD
- the ssb gene encoding single-stranded DNA-binding protein; the protein is MARGFNKVVLMGNLARDPEVRYTVDKRAWARFTVAVGYTWKNRNGEYQDATDFIPVAAWGPLAERCGRYLKKGSGVLVEGKLRVRSYEARDGSGKKYSTEVEALDVTFVGGRRSSDEGAFAPQGQRPESGFSDDGDFGKSINEKGFGDEFPTDFAEMERDDKDTEADIPF